A window from Moritella yayanosii encodes these proteins:
- a CDS encoding pyridoxal phosphate-dependent decarboxylase family protein, translated as MMTNSKQHNDWSDVFVNIDPTAEPHYLNAISHTVQQLSTMITAIDAPYSGLEPAQLNERIKAMPIGKAPIAPLADIISNNVDLIGKNSIIVQHPHCIAHLHTPPLIPALAAETIISALNQSMDSWDQASSATYVEQKMTDWLCELFGYNLEQSATSNGADGVFTSGGTQSNLMGLLLARDRAVEQISGESVQKDGLPSYAKKLRILCSKTSHFTVQKSASLMGLGERAVVTVATDDFGRLDINALTATIADLQSQDLIPFCVVGTAGTTDLGAIDDLQAIAAISEQHSMWFHVDGAYGGALILSSHKDRLAGIELADSISTDFHKLFFQPISCGALLIRDKHNFKYLLHHADYLNRETDELPNLVDKSIATTKRFDALKLLMSMQALGTDKFGAMYDHLISLTQDVAALVTATDKFDLLAQPQLSTVLFRYNHLCSGNDVTIEHEEEISVINQRLRLDLLTAGQAVLGETKINGYTCLKLTILNPCLQLNDFESLFTKIADFAAEQDYINN; from the coding sequence ATGATGACAAACTCAAAACAACACAATGATTGGTCTGATGTATTTGTAAATATAGATCCGACTGCAGAACCACATTATTTGAATGCGATCTCGCATACTGTGCAACAACTTTCGACAATGATTACGGCGATTGATGCGCCGTATTCAGGGTTGGAACCAGCGCAATTGAATGAGCGGATCAAGGCAATGCCAATTGGCAAAGCTCCGATTGCCCCCTTGGCAGACATCATTTCGAATAACGTTGACCTCATTGGTAAAAACTCAATTATTGTGCAACACCCGCACTGTATTGCGCATTTGCATACGCCACCGTTAATTCCAGCGCTTGCTGCTGAAACGATTATCTCGGCATTAAACCAGTCGATGGATTCATGGGACCAAGCGTCTTCTGCTACTTACGTAGAACAGAAAATGACAGATTGGTTATGTGAACTATTTGGTTATAACCTGGAACAGTCAGCGACAAGTAATGGCGCTGATGGTGTATTTACCAGTGGTGGTACGCAAAGTAATTTAATGGGACTATTATTAGCACGTGATCGTGCGGTAGAACAGATCTCGGGTGAAAGCGTTCAAAAAGACGGTTTACCAAGTTACGCCAAAAAATTACGCATCCTATGTTCGAAAACCAGTCATTTTACAGTGCAAAAATCAGCATCGTTAATGGGGCTGGGTGAGCGCGCCGTCGTTACTGTAGCGACTGATGACTTTGGTCGTTTAGACATTAACGCGTTAACTGCAACGATAGCTGATTTACAGTCTCAAGACTTGATCCCGTTCTGCGTGGTTGGTACTGCGGGTACCACTGACCTTGGCGCGATTGATGATCTACAAGCCATTGCGGCTATCAGCGAACAGCACAGCATGTGGTTCCACGTTGATGGTGCATATGGCGGGGCATTGATCCTGAGCTCGCACAAAGACCGTTTAGCGGGTATTGAGCTAGCTGATTCGATTAGCACTGACTTTCACAAGTTGTTTTTTCAACCGATTAGCTGTGGCGCATTGTTGATCCGCGATAAACACAATTTCAAATACTTACTGCATCATGCCGATTATTTAAATCGTGAAACAGATGAACTGCCAAACTTGGTGGATAAATCCATTGCCACGACCAAGCGTTTTGATGCGTTAAAGCTACTGATGTCTATGCAAGCTTTGGGGACAGATAAATTTGGTGCGATGTACGATCACCTCATTAGCTTAACTCAAGATGTAGCAGCGTTAGTAACAGCAACGGACAAGTTTGATCTGTTAGCACAACCGCAACTAAGCACTGTGTTATTTAGATATAACCACCTTTGCAGCGGCAACGACGTAACGATTGAGCATGAAGAAGAAATCAGCGTGATCAACCAACGTTTACGTTTAGATCTGTTGACAGCAGGGCAAGCCGTATTAGGCGAAACCAAAATCAATGGTTATACCTGTCTAAAACTGACCATTTTGAATCCATGCTTGCAGTTAAATGATTTTGAAAGCTTGTTTACCAAGATTGCTGATTTTGCAGCAGAGCAAGATTATATTAATAATTGA
- a CDS encoding carboxynorspermidine synthase, translating into MSVLQIGAGGVGWVIAHKCAQNNDVFGDITIASRTIAKCDKIITSVHNRDNLKDKSRSLVSRQINVDNKEALIALIEEVNPDLVINAGPPWVNVAIMAACVATKTAYLDTSVATDLCSEGQQVPEAYDPQWAFREDFEKAGITGILGAGFDPGVVSVFATYAYKHLFDEIDSIDVMDVNAGDHGQRFATNFDPETNMLEILGDSFYYENKEWHQVPCHSRVMEFDFPVVGPQKVYSMAHDEVRSLAEFIPAKRIEFWMGFSDSYLNYFNVMRDIGLLSQVPVTTTDGITVEPLKVLKAILPDPTSLAAGYTGKTCIGTWVRGTKGGKPRSVFVYNICDHEEAYKEVEHQAISYTTGVPAITAALLYFQGKWSDVGLFNVEQLNPDDFLDLMPRIGLKWEVQELEC; encoded by the coding sequence ATGTCTGTATTACAAATTGGTGCTGGTGGTGTTGGTTGGGTTATTGCGCATAAATGTGCACAAAACAATGACGTGTTTGGTGATATCACTATCGCATCACGCACAATCGCTAAATGTGACAAGATCATCACCAGTGTGCACAACCGTGACAACTTAAAAGATAAGAGCCGTAGCTTAGTATCACGTCAGATTAACGTTGATAACAAAGAAGCACTTATTGCGCTTATCGAAGAAGTAAATCCAGATTTAGTAATCAATGCCGGTCCTCCGTGGGTTAACGTAGCAATCATGGCAGCTTGTGTCGCAACGAAAACGGCTTACCTAGATACATCTGTAGCAACGGATCTATGTAGTGAAGGCCAACAAGTGCCAGAAGCTTACGATCCACAATGGGCATTCCGTGAAGACTTCGAAAAAGCCGGTATCACAGGTATTCTTGGTGCTGGTTTTGATCCAGGCGTAGTAAGCGTGTTCGCAACGTATGCTTACAAGCACTTGTTTGATGAAATTGATAGTATCGACGTAATGGACGTAAACGCGGGTGATCACGGTCAACGCTTTGCGACTAACTTTGATCCAGAAACAAACATGTTAGAGATCTTAGGCGATTCATTCTATTACGAGAACAAAGAATGGCATCAAGTACCTTGTCACAGCCGTGTCATGGAATTTGATTTCCCGGTTGTTGGTCCGCAAAAAGTTTATTCAATGGCGCATGATGAAGTGCGTTCATTAGCCGAGTTCATTCCTGCTAAACGTATTGAATTCTGGATGGGTTTCTCTGATAGCTACCTAAATTACTTCAACGTAATGCGTGATATTGGTTTATTAAGCCAAGTACCAGTAACAACAACTGACGGTATTACGGTTGAGCCGCTTAAAGTATTAAAAGCTATCTTACCGGATCCAACGTCACTTGCTGCTGGTTACACAGGTAAAACCTGTATCGGTACTTGGGTTCGTGGTACCAAAGGTGGCAAGCCACGTAGCGTATTCGTATACAACATTTGCGACCATGAAGAAGCATACAAAGAAGTTGAGCATCAAGCGATTTCTTACACTACGGGCGTGCCAGCAATCACTGCTGCATTACTTTACTTCCAAGGTAAGTGGAGCGACGTTGGTTTGTTCAATGTAGAACAGCTTAACCCTGATGACTTCTTAGACTTGATGCCTCGTATTGGTCTAAAGTGGGAAGTTCAAGAGTTGGAATGCTAA
- the nspC gene encoding carboxynorspermidine decarboxylase, whose translation MPAAKAMQTEASSTPLKTPYFMIHEDKLLRNLEICKQLKDLSGVKLVLALKCFSTWGTFNTISKYLDGTTSSGPYEVQLGHETFPGETHAYSVGYSEDDVIAVRDIADKIIFNSVSQLERMQPLLNAASSVGLRINPEVSYAGQDLADPARAYSRLGVKKSGLTAETVAKLDGLMFHMNCENKDFVAYNKILATISEQFSAHLDQVSWVSLGGGLFFTYPGYPVAELALALKAFAEKHQVQLYLEPGEAVITDTTDLVVSVLDIVENDKKTVIVDSATEAHRLDTLIYNEPASFAEATENGQHPYIIGSCSCLAGDIFGEANFPQPLQVGDRLTIKDSAGYTMVKLNWFNGLKMPSIYYKRVGSGGVDGERVEGKIESLNQFNYQDFKATLGQD comes from the coding sequence ATGCCGGCTGCTAAAGCTATGCAAACAGAGGCGTCTAGCACGCCTCTGAAAACCCCGTATTTCATGATCCATGAAGACAAACTGCTGCGTAATCTTGAGATCTGCAAGCAGTTAAAAGATCTTTCTGGTGTGAAACTGGTATTAGCATTGAAATGTTTCTCTACTTGGGGAACATTCAACACTATCAGTAAATACCTAGACGGTACCACCAGCAGTGGCCCGTACGAAGTGCAGCTTGGTCACGAAACATTCCCCGGTGAAACACATGCTTATAGCGTGGGTTACAGCGAAGATGACGTGATTGCCGTGCGTGATATCGCCGATAAAATTATTTTTAATTCGGTATCACAACTTGAGCGTATGCAGCCGTTGTTAAATGCAGCAAGCAGTGTTGGTTTACGCATTAATCCAGAAGTGAGCTACGCAGGGCAAGATCTTGCTGATCCAGCGCGTGCTTACTCTCGTTTAGGGGTGAAAAAATCTGGATTAACTGCGGAAACAGTGGCTAAACTTGATGGTTTGATGTTCCATATGAACTGTGAAAATAAAGACTTTGTTGCTTATAACAAGATCTTGGCTACTATTTCAGAACAGTTTTCAGCACACTTAGATCAAGTTTCATGGGTGAGTTTGGGTGGCGGTTTGTTTTTCACTTATCCTGGCTATCCAGTGGCAGAATTAGCATTAGCACTTAAAGCCTTCGCAGAAAAACACCAAGTACAATTATATCTTGAACCGGGTGAAGCGGTGATCACCGATACCACTGACTTAGTGGTATCGGTACTCGATATTGTTGAAAATGATAAAAAAACGGTGATTGTAGACAGTGCAACCGAAGCGCATCGTTTAGATACGCTTATTTATAACGAACCGGCGAGTTTTGCTGAAGCAACTGAAAATGGTCAGCACCCTTATATTATTGGCAGCTGTTCATGTTTGGCGGGGGATATATTTGGTGAAGCCAATTTTCCACAACCATTACAAGTTGGCGATCGTTTAACCATCAAAGATTCAGCAGGTTATACCATGGTGAAACTGAACTGGTTTAACGGCCTGAAAATGCCAAGTATCTACTATAAGCGTGTTGGTAGTGGTGGCGTTGATGGCGAACGTGTAGAAGGTAAAATAGAAAGCCTGAATCAATTTAATTATCAGGATTTCAAAGCGACATTAGGGCAAGACTAA
- a CDS encoding diaminobutyrate--2-oxoglutarate transaminase family protein, whose translation MNKRSKKVGNAVSEVLNNVTEMNNDKPETRAQAPVALNLTSFLSQPARVLATNSYLQRQEQRESNARSYPRRLPLALKRGQGIFVEDTEQQIFIDCLAAAGTLALGHSHPDVTAALIETVQSDVPMQTLDLMTPIKDEFMTQLLDLLPGNMADNARIQMCSPCGSDAVEAALKLAKIATGRRSILAFSGAYHGMTHGALAMMGNLGPKSALSMTGADVQIMPFPYAPRCPYGLGEAGIKASLYQLETMLTDPESGVAKPAAIIVEAVQGEAGALPADPTWLKGLRDITKRHGILLIIDEIQAGMGRTGKIFAFEHADIEPDVIVVSKALGGGQPLAAIIYHNDFDKWNPGAHAGTFRGNQLAMASGLVVMRHLAQEQLHLHAGAMGAKLKHDLEAIDSNVIGDVRGRGLMLGIEIVDPNGERDVLGNLPQDGQRAKEIQQAALRRGLIIELGGRFGSTIRMLPPLIIQSEEIDVVVAILTDAINSVA comes from the coding sequence ATGAATAAAAGATCAAAGAAGGTTGGAAATGCCGTGAGCGAAGTTTTAAATAATGTGACAGAAATGAATAACGATAAACCAGAGACGCGCGCCCAAGCGCCTGTTGCGTTAAATCTGACTTCGTTTCTTAGTCAGCCTGCACGCGTGCTGGCGACTAATAGCTATTTACAACGCCAAGAACAGCGTGAATCAAATGCACGCAGTTATCCGCGTCGTTTGCCACTTGCGCTTAAACGCGGTCAAGGTATCTTTGTTGAAGATACTGAACAACAGATCTTTATTGATTGTTTAGCTGCTGCTGGCACGTTAGCGCTTGGCCATAGCCACCCAGATGTGACAGCAGCTTTGATTGAAACTGTGCAATCAGACGTACCAATGCAAACATTAGATCTGATGACGCCAATTAAAGATGAGTTCATGACGCAGTTGTTGGATCTGCTGCCGGGTAATATGGCTGACAATGCACGTATTCAAATGTGTAGCCCTTGCGGTTCAGATGCGGTTGAAGCAGCATTGAAATTAGCTAAAATTGCCACTGGTCGTCGTTCAATTCTCGCATTCTCTGGTGCTTACCATGGCATGACGCATGGCGCGTTAGCGATGATGGGCAATTTAGGGCCTAAATCGGCACTGAGTATGACGGGGGCTGATGTGCAAATTATGCCATTCCCGTATGCACCTCGCTGTCCTTATGGCCTAGGTGAAGCAGGGATTAAAGCCAGTCTTTATCAGCTAGAAACGATGCTTACGGATCCTGAATCGGGAGTAGCTAAACCTGCCGCGATTATCGTAGAAGCAGTGCAGGGCGAAGCCGGAGCACTGCCCGCAGATCCTACTTGGCTTAAAGGCTTACGTGATATCACTAAACGTCACGGCATTTTACTCATCATTGATGAAATTCAAGCGGGTATGGGCCGTACAGGTAAAATATTTGCATTTGAACATGCCGATATTGAACCCGATGTGATCGTCGTTTCTAAAGCGTTAGGTGGTGGCCAACCATTAGCCGCGATTATTTATCATAATGACTTTGATAAATGGAATCCAGGTGCTCACGCGGGCACATTCCGTGGTAACCAGTTGGCAATGGCGTCGGGGTTGGTGGTTATGCGCCACCTTGCGCAAGAGCAACTGCATTTACATGCGGGTGCAATGGGCGCTAAGTTAAAACATGATCTAGAAGCGATTGACAGTAACGTTATCGGTGATGTGCGTGGCCGGGGTTTGATGTTAGGCATTGAGATTGTTGATCCGAATGGTGAACGTGATGTATTGGGTAACTTGCCACAAGATGGGCAACGTGCGAAAGAAATTCAACAAGCGGCATTACGTCGTGGTTTGATTATCGAATTAGGCGGCCGTTTTGGTTCGACTATCCGTATGTTACCGCCACTCATCATCCAATCAGAAGAAATTGATGTGGTTGTTGCTATTTTAACAGATGCGATAAACTCAGTTGCTTAA
- a CDS encoding EAL domain-containing protein encodes MPELTDLTNIAPILPPKLLLYILKAKNYGVEYQPIIAVETLEVFAYEALSRFYDEANNPIPPDHVYKALHHNPLSLFQVELAQKKLQLKHAPKNFKLFVNLDQDSYFAYGDDVAEQSVTATELNPFIRLFLEHGDNEIVVELIENSEINDAKMSLNMIKLMASYNIRTALDDICNEQSMISTAVLEQVDFIKFDRFVVLNKHNSSFLLLIKALITYAEEAGKKTILEGVETDEDLAFAKALNIDYVQGFLFKPQFVSAPRFGL; translated from the coding sequence ATGCCAGAGTTAACAGATTTGACTAATATAGCGCCAATTTTACCACCTAAATTACTATTATATATATTAAAAGCAAAGAATTATGGTGTTGAGTATCAGCCTATTATTGCGGTTGAAACACTTGAGGTTTTTGCTTATGAAGCCTTGTCTCGCTTTTATGACGAAGCAAACAATCCAATTCCCCCTGATCACGTATATAAAGCTTTGCATCATAATCCGCTATCACTATTTCAGGTGGAATTAGCACAGAAAAAATTACAGCTTAAACATGCCCCTAAAAATTTCAAATTATTCGTTAATTTAGATCAAGACTCCTATTTTGCTTATGGCGACGATGTCGCTGAGCAGTCGGTAACAGCGACGGAATTAAACCCTTTCATTCGATTGTTTTTAGAGCATGGCGATAATGAAATAGTGGTAGAGTTAATTGAAAATTCAGAAATAAACGATGCAAAAATGAGCCTGAATATGATCAAGCTTATGGCGTCATATAATATAAGGACTGCGCTTGACGATATCTGTAATGAACAGTCTATGATTTCGACCGCAGTATTAGAGCAAGTTGATTTTATCAAGTTCGATCGTTTTGTGGTATTGAATAAACACAATTCAAGTTTTCTGCTGCTAATTAAAGCGCTAATTACCTACGCTGAAGAGGCCGGAAAGAAAACCATTTTGGAGGGGGTTGAAACGGATGAGGATCTGGCGTTTGCAAAAGCATTAAATATTGATTACGTTCAAGGCTTTCTATTTAAACCACAATTTGTATCTGCACCGCGTTTCGGCCTTTAA
- a CDS encoding methyl-accepting chemotaxis protein, whose product MDFLSSFKGRIISVIILLLITTLTISNFFSYRQLSSSMSSNINDYSILKVDTTSAKINTWFQTIKDGLIATAPDFAQARSDEQILLMVRQITAATKASDIVVGFADGRSYGAASGKRDLASYDPRTRDWYTLAQQKRSTIVTAMYKDALTKQLLISIAAPFYKNGQLEGVLLADIELGVLNEMVRASAFANAVTSLHDNQGTTIASTVQIRNPGQSKLADKMGYAQLQQEMLNKDEGVTNFTVNGADKVSYFESIKLDDSMRWHLLITIDKSAHHATIQELLEEKILSALLLILIASAIVYAALNRLYRPILALKATIVDLAQGNADLTQRLTVNSNDDLGQIAEAVNQFVSNLQAMMLEISQSTDHISAGIEQLRTQTEHNNTVLIDHASETDQVVVAITEMSSTAESVAQNAAQSATFTQQSADEARKSKIIVEGAVHGVADLVNEVEAMAINIQTMNEDTDRISTVLSVIGEIADQTNLLALNAAIEAARAGEQGRGFAVVADEVRTLAARTQQSTSEINEMLTRLRNGADMVVRAMDITKASCQQTATTTASVNDNLDSMTDSVMQINDLGIQIATAAEEQSSVTEEINRNMTMIQGMVNQLTQNGQKTMDSTRDLASSNEQLVAIVGQFKLK is encoded by the coding sequence GTGGATTTTCTATCAAGTTTTAAAGGGAGGATAATATCTGTCATTATTCTACTCTTAATAACAACCTTAACTATTTCTAACTTCTTTTCTTACCGCCAGTTATCTTCTTCGATGTCGAGTAATATCAACGATTACTCTATATTAAAAGTTGATACCACATCGGCAAAAATTAATACTTGGTTCCAAACCATTAAAGACGGTTTAATTGCAACGGCACCCGATTTTGCCCAAGCACGTAGTGACGAGCAGATACTCTTAATGGTACGACAAATCACCGCAGCCACTAAAGCGAGTGACATCGTGGTTGGTTTTGCTGATGGCCGCTCTTATGGCGCTGCAAGTGGTAAACGAGATTTAGCTAGTTATGACCCCCGCACACGTGATTGGTATACTCTTGCTCAACAAAAACGCAGTACGATTGTGACGGCAATGTATAAAGATGCATTAACAAAGCAATTACTTATCAGTATTGCAGCCCCTTTTTATAAAAATGGTCAACTTGAAGGAGTACTGCTTGCCGATATCGAGTTAGGAGTGTTAAATGAGATGGTTCGTGCATCTGCATTTGCCAACGCGGTAACAAGCTTACACGATAACCAAGGTACCACTATCGCCTCAACAGTGCAGATCCGTAATCCTGGCCAAAGTAAGTTAGCTGACAAAATGGGCTATGCACAACTGCAACAAGAAATGCTCAATAAAGATGAAGGCGTAACCAACTTCACTGTTAATGGTGCAGATAAAGTGAGTTACTTTGAAAGCATTAAACTTGATGACTCAATGCGTTGGCATTTACTGATCACAATTGACAAATCTGCACACCACGCAACAATACAAGAATTATTAGAAGAAAAAATATTAAGCGCCCTACTGCTTATCCTTATTGCATCCGCTATTGTATATGCCGCACTTAATCGATTATACCGTCCAATTCTGGCGTTAAAAGCGACAATTGTCGACCTTGCCCAAGGTAACGCTGATTTAACCCAGCGTCTCACTGTAAACAGTAACGATGACTTAGGCCAAATTGCAGAAGCAGTGAATCAATTCGTGAGTAACTTACAAGCGATGATGTTAGAGATATCACAATCAACAGACCATATCTCAGCAGGCATTGAGCAACTAAGAACGCAGACTGAGCACAATAATACAGTATTAATCGACCATGCTAGTGAAACAGACCAGGTTGTTGTAGCGATAACAGAAATGAGTTCAACCGCAGAAAGTGTTGCTCAAAATGCAGCGCAATCTGCAACCTTTACTCAGCAATCTGCAGACGAGGCACGCAAATCAAAAATTATTGTCGAAGGCGCTGTGCACGGGGTGGCAGACTTAGTTAATGAAGTTGAAGCGATGGCAATCAACATTCAAACAATGAATGAAGACACCGATAGGATCAGCACTGTATTGAGTGTGATTGGTGAAATTGCAGACCAGACTAACTTACTGGCATTAAATGCTGCGATTGAAGCAGCACGCGCTGGTGAACAAGGCCGTGGTTTTGCGGTTGTCGCAGATGAAGTTCGTACGCTAGCAGCACGCACACAGCAAAGTACCTCTGAAATTAACGAGATGCTGACACGTTTACGTAATGGTGCCGATATGGTTGTTCGTGCGATGGACATCACCAAAGCCAGTTGTCAGCAGACAGCAACGACCACGGCAAGTGTTAATGATAACCTCGATTCAATGACTGACTCTGTCATGCAGATTAATGATCTGGGTATTCAAATAGCCACTGCAGCAGAAGAACAGAGCTCAGTAACGGAAGAGATCAACCGTAACATGACCATGATCCAAGGGATGGTAAATCAACTAACCCAAAACGGTCAGAAGACCATGGACAGTACCCGTGATCTAGCCAGTTCAAATGAACAGTTAGTGGCGATTGTTGGTCAGTTTAAACTGAAATAA